The Rosa rugosa chromosome 1, drRosRugo1.1, whole genome shotgun sequence genomic sequence AATCTAAGAGAGAGCTGTTAcgaaataagaaaagaaaaatgagagcAATTGGAAAAATTAACATGTcttgaaaagaaaagcaaacTAGAATAACCGAACTTGAGGACAAATCCCAAGCAACAAATATACCGTTTCATTCCATAGTTGCTTAATGCGGCTGTTAGGCATCTTGAATTCAACCAGCTTGTCTGATTTAAAATCAGATGGCAAAGATTCTAGAGGGCATTCATGCCATTCTAAAAGTCGTAAATTTTTAGAGATATATCTGAAATGCACATCCAGAAAGTTCACATTATAAATCTTCAGCAATCGTAAGTTGCGCATAGTTAAGGACGGGTCATCATCCAATggcatttcttctttttcaggcAAGCTTAAGAATAAGCCTTCAACAGCAGTTGTTCCCTATACAAAAGATTCTCAATGTAAGGTTCAATTATAATTTGTAAGATACATATATCATATACGAATTGATAACAGAAGCTTAAAAACCGTACATAATGTATGTACGTATGTGTAAACACACCACACACATATATTATATATGCATGAGTGAGTGTATTACATGTAGAATTAACTCTATCCCTCACCATATTGTCCATCAGCACATTCCAAGCATCCTCAAAACGCCATGACATTCTGCCTTCGTACTTGTCTGCATTGTCATCAAGCCACAACCTGCTACGTTTACCCGGAAAAGAAGATTCTCCACGAACAATATGCCAACCCAAGCACCGTAGCAAATCATGCATCCACAGTTTATTTCTTTCGATTTTAATCAGAGATTTGTCAATGAGGGTACTTATACCTATTCTGGAAGAAAAGCCACAACCTTTCAATATATTCTTTACACGGATATGATCCTCGCCATTgaagaaacatgcaatgtccaaaaatattttcttatctgTATCCTGTAATCCATCAAAACTTATTTGAAGCACACTGAAAATGTCTTTATCCTGATCATCATCTAGTCTATGCAATATCTCTGACCATTCATCTACCTTTAGCCTAGACAAGTATGACCCCAGAACTTCATGAGCTAAAGGAAGGCCACTAGCATATTGCAGAAAACTCTTGGACAGCGCTACAAACTCCTCTGGTGGATTGTCTTTCTTGAAGGCTTTCTGACTTAACAGCTGAAAAGCTTcctcatctctcaatttttCGACCtcatatattttattttcttgtacaTTAAAGTATCTCAATGGGCTCCTGTCTCTAGTTGTTATAATCAGTCGACTCCCTCCACCCCATATATTCTCTCCGAGCGGGCCTCCAGGTGCTAGACATTTTATTTGGTTGAAATTATCAACATCATCCAGAACGATAAGCACCTTTTTCTTATACAGTGCCTTCTTCAATAACTTGATCCCTTTTTCACTGGTGCCGATGTTTATATTGCCATCCCCCAAAAAGGATTCACAGAGACGTCGCTGCAACTCAACTTCGGATTGCAATCTAACTTGGGAAACAAAGCCACTATGATGAAATTGGTTACGGATCTTTTTGAATACTTCCTTAGCAAGAGTTGTCTTACCGATTCCGCCCATTCCCCAAATCCCTACGGTAAGAACATCATTTGACTCTAGATCCAGGCGAGACTCTATTTCTAATATACGAGCATCCATTCCAACTAACTCTCTTTCAGGAACGGATAACATTTCGTTTAGTGCATTTAGAATCGCATTAACTACTTCTTGAATAACTTCTGATTCTCTTCTGCATATATAACGATgacaaaacaaagagaagacgGATCTGTTAACAATAACTTAAAAGAGTTCACATTTATAACCCTCAAATATATTAACAGAAACCAACCCAATCAAATAATTATGGTCAAATCTAAAACAACAGAAGATTTAatgaagaaaaactaacaaCTGAAGAAACTATCTCACAACTGAAAAACATTCccactaatttttatttttttttcacataCAGATTCTCCTCATGCTAGTATAGAAATGATAAAGAAAAGCAACATAACCAAAAGGTAGTACTAGAGAATGTGACACCAGCATAACCAAAAGGTACAAATTGACAATATGAAATCATTCCAGCCAAAATGAACTTACTGTCTACCTCAAAACCGAAAGTAAAATCAACATCCTCATTGTTTCAACATATATTGATGATCAGTGCTTTAACAGAAATAGGCAGAGTTTGATCATCAAGTTAAAGTAAGAGACGATGAAAAAATATAGtaaatatataaaatttcttCCAATTGAACAACAAAAGTAGAATTACCTATCCTGTGTCACATGCCATCCGGAGAGACTGGCTATATCCTCTAAAGCTTTCCTCCACTTGTCCACCTTCCTCATATCGTCCTTGAAATCTGTCTCATGCTCAGCAAACGCCTTGCCGTAGTTTCCCGTTTGCTTCCTTATCTCAGATGGTTCTACATGGTAAAAAACCGGAAGAACTTCCAGCCCCCTCACTTTCCTGCAATCGAGAATATGTGCAAGTTCATCCAGACACCAAGTTGAAGTAGCATAGTTGGTTGAAAGAACAGTGACCGCAAACTTGGACTCTTCGATTGCTTTCTGGAGTTCTGGTGAAATGGATTTCCCCCTCCGAAGCTTTTCAGTATCTCTAAATGCGTCGATCCCTCTCTGGTTCATAGCATAGTATAAATGGTCTGTGAAACTATTGCGGGTGTCCTCCCCCCTGAAGCTGAGGAAGACATCATGTTCCCAGTTAGATGATGAAGGAACTGATTGGAGGTTGGGGGAAGAAGACGATGAAGGTAGTTCcatatgaagaagatgatggagatACAGCTACTACTTGGGTCTCACTGGAATCGGTTTCAGGTTCCGATTCTCTGCTGGAAACTCAGAAGAAGGTAGAACCCAATGGGAAATTTCATTACCAGCTTCGAAGCTGATCGGCCCGATCAAAATCATCGAGGCCAATTTCCGCGATCACTTCTCACTATTTTCGATCAACTGCAAAATCTACTTGGTACTTACCGATGAGGCTTTAGCGAAATTTACATTTTAGTGAGAAAGAGAAGACACTGAAATTTACCATCCAACTTTTACATTTTATCCttatcaaagttttattttttattttttattttttacagtTTATCTAGAACACGGCATTTTTAGTAGTAAAACACTCATTATGTTCAAAAATATTTTAAGGAAAGGGTAGAAAGTATAAGAATGCCGTGAATTTCAATCTAAAGATTTGGCTGAGAGAAAATGTAAAAAAGGTTAATACTATCATCcgtgaaaaaaaattaaaaattaaaaattaaagttAGAAAGAATTTTCATACAAATGAGAGTTTATATCTTGTTTTCTTAGCTATATTTGAGAGAATATTAAAATAAGTATTTTATTCATCtgcaaaaaaaattaactacACTAACAACTTATTAATTGTAAATTTATGATGATCATGACATAATCAGAACCAAAACGGTATGTGACAATCACAACTTGATGACGAGATTTTGTCCTAAACACATGTCACTTATGTATTTGTGGGTTGGGAGTATTCTTGAGGATTTTTACAAGGTTAAATTTAATAAACACCATTCTATTTGTTACTGTTGTTATTTTCcgatagaagaaaaaaaaaaaagtctgttATCGTGACTTTGAATTCAGATAATTTAGCTAAGAGTCGATTGGATTTTAGTTTTGCGTATACACTTTTGCCTAATAGCAGGGCTGTGATGTCTATGAAAGCTTAAAACGCAGAATTTAAAGTAGAGCCGTTGTAAAGACTTCAGCAATATATGATGCttctcttgaaaaaaaaaaaaaaaaaatgatgcttCTCTTGAAAGATATGGGTTTCAGTAAAAACCCGGTGGCCCTTTAAACCAACCGTGACAATCATTTTGCTCAATCCTTCATGAAATGTGAAATAAATACTTAAGATCTCAAATATAATTACAAATGTAGATTCAAATGCCTTATAAAAATCCTTCATTGATCCGTGGTTCTGCTAATATGTAGCAGTACTTGCTCAGTCCTAGCCTCCTAGGTTAATATGAGCCTTCTGGACTGGTCCAAGATAAGCTATCGGGCTTTGATCTTTGCCTCAGAGGCTCAAACTGATAGTACGTACTCACCTTTCCCGTTGTATATGCACAAGTTAACAGAGAAGATTTAAACACTCGGAGCGTCTTTCGAACTGAAAATTTCTGTCTCTGGCTCAAACTTACAATTTATCACAGATTCAATCCCTGTCTTGTTAAGTTAATTGAATGTACAATACAAGAATTAAAATCCCGCATTACGTCATCCTGATCTTTTTACTGTTGGGAAGGCAGGGGGTCGATGAAGATTGAAACAAAGCTGCTTAAACTCTTCCACCTCATGCGCATACACAAAACGGAGATATACCGTGCGCGGCTTCCAGCTGTTCTCACTAGATGAAACAATGAGGACAGACTCGTCATTTAGCTGATGTAGAAACCAGCGTCGTGGTATGTAGGAGAGCCAAATGAATTCACCATGCACATTACAACAACGCTTTAGGAACTCAGATTCTTCATTGGTCATCTCATACCGATGGAGAGATGACAAGCCATTGTCTCCAGTTTTCAATGTTAAAATAAAGGGGTAGGAATAACGTTCCACCAAATACCCTCTGCTAATACCATGTGATGCACAGATAGCCAATCCTATCCAGTTTTTGTCACTCAAAGATGGTAGTAACTGGTATTCATACCAGTTGGCGTAATCGTCCTTGGCGTTACTGGGATGCCCGAACCACTTCGGAATTTCAGTAGAAGTGGGAATTGCATTATATAGTATATCCGGATCAAAGACCTACACAAATTAATACAAATGCATATCTATATAAGAATCAGAGAGTATAGTTAATACAATGATGGATGTGACAGAGGGAGGAAGAGAAACCTTGATATGCCCTTCAAGCATTGGAAGTTCATGCCTTGTCCATGGTTGAACATTTTGATCATCTGCTTCAACAAGTCTACGGATGAAAGACAGATTATCAAAGAAAGAGGTCCAGCACTCAGTTATCGCGCTCTCAAACTCCCCCTCTTCTTGCCGGTACAAGAGACGCATACCACACTTCTCCACTGTCAAGCCTTTGCAACCAACATAAATTCTGGCCTCTACATCACTAACCACATTGAACTCCGTTAGCAAAACACGGGGGATGTAGCTTAGCCAAATGAATCTATCAACATGCAACGACTTGAGTTTCTCTTCAGTGATTGAACACATAGGGATAGGATTCAAGCAATAGCTGTCCTTGGCTCTCAAGTGACAGAGAAGTTTGACCGGGGAGGTAGTTGGATGCTGGTCATGAACTTCGAAGGCAACACATATAGCAAGTCCTCTCCAATTCCCATCCTCCTGCAATTTTGGAGGTAGTTTGATTCCCACCCTGGACCTAGAAGACAGTTGATAAGACATCTCATGTTTGAACCACACTGGAATTTCCTTGTCAGAGAAACAAATAATATTGCATGCGGAGGAAGGATCAAAATTCTTGAGAGAAGAAATTGTATGTCCACCAAGACTGAGAGTGGCCACCTTGGAGTGTTGAAGTAACAACTGGAGGGATGTTTTCAACTGAAATGAACTATAGCTTCCGTAAAGTTGAGTCTCAGCCATTATACGTAAATGATGACAATAAGCCAATGACGACTTTGTGTCTTCTTCTGCTACATTTTCTGAGTTGCTTTCCCTGTATTCCAAAAGACAGCCTTTGGCATGGACTGGTATCACTGATCTGGAGTGAACTAATGGGGTACGTTCAGACTCTACAAAAACTTGCTTTTGCCGAAGATAGCATCTATAACTTTTCAGCCGCATTATTGAAGTAAGAACTTGTTCTGGTAATTGTGCTGTActtcttctgcagaaaattagGATGTTATAAAAGTTGGGTTTGAGAACTAATCGATGCAGTTATGCAACAAAAATATTTAACTTTTTCTGCATGAAATTAGCTCAACCTGCTTTGAAATGAGGAATCGCAATTGATCGCCATTTCTCCTTTCACTGCAATGATCTGATCATCAGTTTGGGTGCAGGCCTGGGAACAAAGTTGAGTGAGGACATGTTCCCCAAAAGTGCTTGCAGCCGCAGTCAATGAATGGATCAAGTCTTTCAAATCTTGCTGATAAACTAAACGGCTCCCACACACTATAACCTCCAATTCTGGGGTACGGGTTGTAAACAATGCGCTGACCATTTTAGCCCACTGTTAGAATTGAAGTCCAATTTAGACGGACTGagtgaaattggacacggctgatgaaattagagagtttaggggtgttactgattaaattgaaaccacaatgactaacatgatgttggaCCCAAATctcaggggagtaaactgaaattagtccttgttatttttcttttggtggTTTGTGGCACATCATGTGATGGGGAACATTGGGAGACACATGTCGCTCAGGGATTTGTTGGTTTGTGCGAAAGGAGGCGGCTTTTCTCTTTCTGTAACCCCTCATTAATGATTTCAGTAACCGAGGTGACGGCTCGAGTATGGGGTTATACAGAGGGTCAACTTTGGACACGTGTTAAGATCATGGCGAACATGTCTTTTTGTTGCCGAACGGCTGCGATGGTTCATTGGTATGCTTCGTTTATAAAGGGTCGGTGGTGTGTAGGGGAAGTCTCAATCAAACAGATCTTAGTCGTGTGTCCTTTTGTGATTTTATTGTGAGTGTTGAATGTTTGGAGTGATTAGATTGTTCTTGCTCCTGCGGAGATTACTTGGGTGATTTGCTGCTCATGTTTTCTATTGTCGATCGGTGCTTCGCCGATGTTTTCTAAGGTATGGCTGTACTTTTCTTTAGATCATGTTGCTTGGCGTTTTCTGCACTCTTGCTTTTCCTTCTGTTTATTGCTCAATGCATGTTTGGATCGGTTTATGGGTATGGGTAGTATGCCTTTGATGTGGTTTGGGTA encodes the following:
- the LOC133727401 gene encoding uncharacterized protein LOC133727401 isoform X2, producing MAINCDSSFQSRSTAQLPEQVLTSIMRLKSYRCYLRQKQVFVESERTPLVHSRSVIPVHAKGCLLEYRESNSENVAEEDTKSSLAYCHHLRIMAETQLYGSYSSFQLKTSLQLLLQHSKVATLSLGGHTISSLKNFDPSSACNIICFSDKEIPVWFKHEMSYQLSSRSRVGIKLPPKLQEDGNWRGLAICVAFEVHDQHPTTSPVKLLCHLRAKDSYCLNPIPMCSITEEKLKSLHVDRFIWLSYIPRVLLTEFNVVSDVEARIYVGCKGLTVEKCGMRLLYRQEEGEFESAITECWTSFFDNLSFIRRLVEADDQNVQPWTRHELPMLEGHIKVFDPDILYNAIPTSTEIPKWFGHPSNAKDDYANWYEYQLLPSLSDKNWIGLAICASHGISRGYLVERYSYPFILTLKTGDNGLSSLHRYEMTNEESEFLKRCCNVHGEFIWLSYIPRRWFLHQLNDESVLIVSSSENSWKPRTVYLRFVYAHEVEEFKQLCFNLHRPPAFPTVKRSG
- the LOC133727401 gene encoding uncharacterized protein LOC133727401 isoform X1 yields the protein MAINCDSSFQSRRSTAQLPEQVLTSIMRLKSYRCYLRQKQVFVESERTPLVHSRSVIPVHAKGCLLEYRESNSENVAEEDTKSSLAYCHHLRIMAETQLYGSYSSFQLKTSLQLLLQHSKVATLSLGGHTISSLKNFDPSSACNIICFSDKEIPVWFKHEMSYQLSSRSRVGIKLPPKLQEDGNWRGLAICVAFEVHDQHPTTSPVKLLCHLRAKDSYCLNPIPMCSITEEKLKSLHVDRFIWLSYIPRVLLTEFNVVSDVEARIYVGCKGLTVEKCGMRLLYRQEEGEFESAITECWTSFFDNLSFIRRLVEADDQNVQPWTRHELPMLEGHIKVFDPDILYNAIPTSTEIPKWFGHPSNAKDDYANWYEYQLLPSLSDKNWIGLAICASHGISRGYLVERYSYPFILTLKTGDNGLSSLHRYEMTNEESEFLKRCCNVHGEFIWLSYIPRRWFLHQLNDESVLIVSSSENSWKPRTVYLRFVYAHEVEEFKQLCFNLHRPPAFPTVKRSG